The stretch of DNA GCATCGAGCAGTGGCTCGCCTGCCGGATCCCGGCCTCCTCCGCCCCACCCGGCACCGAGGTCGTGATCGACCCTTTGTCCTTCTGAAGGACAGGGGGCCAGGCTCCGTGCTACCGGATCGATCAGCAGTACCGGATCGATAAGCTGGCACCCATGAGCTTCACCGGATTCCCCGAAGCCGCGCTGGACTTCTACGACGACCTCGAGATCGACAACAGCAAGGTCTTCTGGGACGCCCACCGCGACGTGTACCGCGACAGTGTCGCCGCACCGATGAACGCCCTCGTCGCCGAACTCGCCGATGAGTTCGGTGAGGCCAAAGTGTTCCGCCCGTACCGCGACGTCCGGTTCTCCAAAGACAAGACGCCGTACAAGACCCACCAGGGCGCGTTCATCGCGGTCGCACCGGCCACCGGCTACTACGTGCAGATCGGTGCGCCCGGTGTCCGCGTGGGCGCCGGCTTCTATCACGCCGAAGCCGAACGTCTCGCCTTTCTCCGGCGAGCCATCGACGACGATCTCCACGGTGCCGAACTGGAGAAGCTCGTGGACGGCCTGCGGCGCCGCGGATGGCAGATCGACGGCGACCGACTCAAGACCGCGCCACGCGGCTGGGCCAAGGACCATTCACGCATCGAACTGCTCCGGCACCGTTCACTGACCGCCATGCGCGATTACGGATTCGACGAGGTGATCCACTCTCACGACCTGGTCGAGAAGATACGCGCCGACTGGCGCCAGACCCGTCCACTGCTCGACTGGTTCGTCCAGCACGGCGGATGACCGGTTTCGTCGCGCTCGCAGCGGGCCGCCGACACTGGGTCGGTCTCCGGACGGACGGGACCGTCGCCGCTGTCGGCGACGGTCGCGCCGGCGAATGCGACGTCGGCGGCTGGACCGATGTCGTCGCCGTCGCCGCGGGCAACGTCCACACCGCACGCAACACCGGACGGTCGCACACCGTCGGACTTCGATCTGACGGCACCGTCGTGGCGACGGGTTGGAACGGCGACGGTCAGTGCGATGTGACGCAGTGACAGGACGTGATCGCGATCGCCGCCGGTTGGCGGTTCACGCTCGGCCTCCGTTCGGACGGCACAGTCCTGGCCGCCGGGCGCACCGCGGAGGGGCAGTGCGCCGTCGAATCCTGGCGCGGCGTCGTCGCCGTCTCGTGCGGCGACTGGCATTCGGTCGGCGTCCGCGCGGACGGCACCGTCGTCGGGACCGGGAACGACTCCCGCGGTCAGTGCGCGGTCGACGGCTGGCGCGGCGTCGTGGACGCATCGGCGGGTCATCTGCAGACGATGGGTCTACGCCGAGACGGCTCGGTCCTCTCCACCGTCCGCGACTCCCCGACCGCCGTGTGGTCGGATGTGCTCGCCGTCGCCGCGGGCAGCGGTCACACCGTCGCTCTGCGATCCGACGGCACCGTCGTGGCG from Gordonia humi encodes:
- a CDS encoding DUF2461 domain-containing protein, with protein sequence MSFTGFPEAALDFYDDLEIDNSKVFWDAHRDVYRDSVAAPMNALVAELADEFGEAKVFRPYRDVRFSKDKTPYKTHQGAFIAVAPATGYYVQIGAPGVRVGAGFYHAEAERLAFLRRAIDDDLHGAELEKLVDGLRRRGWQIDGDRLKTAPRGWAKDHSRIELLRHRSLTAMRDYGFDEVIHSHDLVEKIRADWRQTRPLLDWFVQHGG